Sequence from the Panicum virgatum strain AP13 chromosome 5N, P.virgatum_v5, whole genome shotgun sequence genome:
CCCAACCTGATATTACTCGAACCtttgatgtatattgtgatgcatcgggTACGGGTTTAGgttgtgtcctcatgcaagaccgtcgagtaattgcttatgcttcccgagcacTCCGACAACATGAGGAaaattatgccactcatgatttagaactagcagcagtggttcatgctttgaagatctggcgtcattatcttctgggcaatcctgtTCACATATATACGGACCATaaaagtctcaagtatatcttcacccagaatGAACTAAATCtacgccaaaggcgatggttggaattgattaaggattatgatttggagattcactatcacccgggtaaggccaatgtggtAGCAGATGCTTTAAGCCGCAAGGCTCGGTGCAACTGCCTGTCTATTGTACCTTTCAATGAGACCCTTTGTTATGAACTGGAAAAATTAAACTTGGGGATCATCACGCAAGGCAGTCTTGATAATTTGGTCCTTTCACCTACTCTTCGAGATCGGATTATTTCTGCTCAAAAACATAATGTCGGGATGGAAAAGATTCGCCAAAGACTTGCGGAAAATGACCCGGGGGTGCAGTGTTTTCATCTAGATGAGGCTGGAATTCTATGGTTCAAAGATCGTTTGGTGGTACCTAAAGATTTAGAGCTCCGAAAACAAAtctttgatgaagctcatctctctaggtattctatccacccgggtagcaataaaatgtatcaagatttgaAGCAACGATTCTGGTGGACCAGAATGAAGCGGGAGATTGCTAATTATGTGTCTGAATGTGACACATGTAGAAGGGTCAAAGCGAGCCATTTGAAAGCAGCAGGTCCTCTTCAGCCTTTGAATATTCCATCTTGGaagtgggaggacatcagtatggatttcactGTCGGCTTACCCAAAACTTCAAAAGGATACGACTCCATCTGGGTTATTGTTGACCGTCTTACCAAATCTGCACATTTTCATCCTGTGAAAACTATTTATACGGCCAAGCAATATGCTCAACTATATATGGACCGTATTGTGAGCCTTCATGGGATTCCAAAAACTATCATTTCAGATCATGGCACACAATTTATTGCTCGGTTTTGGGAGCATTTCCACGCCGCTCTTGGTACACAACTGATCcgcagttcagcttatcatccccaGACCGATGGTCAAACCGAGAGAGTTAATcaaattttggaagatatgttgCGGGCTTGTGTACTCTCGTATAGTAAAAAGTGGGATGAGTGCCTACCTTTAGCTGAAttctcctataacaacagctatcaggaaagtatcaaaatggctccttttgaggcattatatggacGTAGATGTAGAACTCCATTGAATTGGTCAGAGGCTGGAGAAAGAAATGTATTCGGCCCTGATATGGTCAGTGAGGCGGAAGAACAAGTCCGGATTATACAGGAGAACTTGAAAATAGCCCAATCCCGGCAGAaaagctatgcggacaagaaacgtcAAGCGATCTCGTTCCAAGTGGGAAATCATGTCTATTtacgggtatctccaatgagaGGAGTCCAACGGTTCggtgtgaagggaaagctcgcccctcgctatgttgggccttttcctatcatCGAGCGATGTGGGCCGGTAGCGTAtcgcctggaacttcctgccCAATTATCCGCAGTTCATAATATCTTCCATGTCTCCCAGCTcaggaaatgcctccgtgttccagacAAGATAATGGACATAGAAAAGTTacaagtggagcccgatcttgtctatccagaGTATCCAGTGAAAATTATTGATCACAAGACTCGAGTCACTCGAAATCAAACTAGCAATTTCTATAAGgtacaatggagtaatcactcagagcgagaagctacctgggaaacggAGGAATTTGTTCAATCCAAATGTCCTGAGTTGCTCCAATTATACCAAGGTATATGATTTTCCGACTTCCTTTCAATTCGGCACTTTTctcctaaatctcgggacgagatttcttttagggggaaggattgtaacaatcctaaaatttgaattcaaataaacaaATTTTCTTACACGTGGCCCCCACGTGTcagtctctccctcccctctcccataCTTCTTCCTGTTCTGCACGTCGCAGTAATGGCCCGAGCTCTCCCGAAGCTCCCCACCGCTGTGCTTGCCGTCGTGTACGCCGATCCCGGTTTCCCGGCCGTCGGTGACGCCGCCAAGTCGCCCACGACGTCccccgagctcgccacctgccCTCACTCCCGTTTACGCCTcgctcccctccccttctccttccctgGTCGCCATGAACGGCGAGTGAGCAAGCTCACTGTCTCCCGCCGATTCGCGAGCTCCGCTCCACggatttcaaatccaccgcaACCGAAGCTCGACAACCTTCCTAGCTTCCTCCTCGACCCCTCCTTCGCGAGCCTCATCGACCAAATCGCCGGGAACCGAAGCTTCCCCGGCCGCCCGCCATTGAAGCCGCTCGGAGCTCTGGTCGCCGTCGAACTCCCTCGTCCGATCATCGATTTCTTCACTTGACGGCTCAAATCGACCCTAGGTGATTCACTGAAGCTCATGCTCCCCTTACTTTTCCACGTTCACCGAGTTTCCACGCTCGATTTCGAccacgtcgccgccggccgaactgcgccgtcgccgccatgcgCTGCGagccgcctctgcgccgcctTCCGCCCCGTTTGCGCGCGCACCAGGCCCGTCCAAGCCCTCTTCTGCTcaccccgcgccgctccgccgccgcctggcctcgccgccgccggcacgagccgcgccgccgcctcctctgccccGTGCCGCCGCTGGGGCACCGCCGCGCGCTAGCCACCCCGCTGCCTagggccgcgcgcgcgggccccacgcgccgctgccgctgcgctaccgcgcaggccgccgtcgGCCCTGCCGCCGCGGGCCTCGCCCCCTccctgcgccggcgagcgcgcgccaTGGAGTGCTCGCCTGGCCGGGTCGCCCCCCCCCTCTGTTTTGTTTCAATGACCAaaggggcccacgggtcaggggTTAAAgggatttctttattttgtgtTTTATTTCGGCTGTAATTGGTAAAGTCCATATAAATTCaaggaaaaatgcgaaaaatatgaaataaattttgttggatttgttaaAGTAAGATCTATagaggaaaaatatccacagtggcaaaatgacctttttacccctgcaagaatttaggttgtgtttagtcttgcttaattagtttctatagatttgttaatctaaaaattatgaaatttttgcagtagcttactttaaacatgagtgatccaccataaaattttcatacacATAGGACCTAGTTTAGTATATGAATATAATATGTGACCAAACTTAATTATATGTATAGGTATAATGATATTTATTTTACATGTAGATTTTTATGCAAATTATAAGAGGCAAATAATAATGTCTTTGCTGGTCATATTTTGTTTTATAATAAATCATGCTCTAATTGATAATTTAGCTTCTAATTGTTCCTAGCACTTAGGGTTAAAGTTATTTATCACTATATTTGCATCCTTTTATGtaaattgttaatttgtttaatgtttatcCTCTAGTGGCAAAGTCATGTTAGCATTTACTCattgtttcatatgcatacatatagaatccgcgaccgaggaagtcgtatacgaggtgatcgcggagccgcaggagcagacggagccagccccgcaggcgtttcgtgacgacccggcccaaggcccagttgacactagctctgagcagcagcccgcaggcaagccccggagcataacctaatATTTTAACTCATGAAATGTTATTTATGTATTTACTTATttatgcattaagtttctaggcgttggatgaaaccttagttgcataattCCTAGGTTCCATTGGTCGGAATACTAGTATGCATATGTCGTTATCTAGGCCATGCTAaaataggattcggtagaagtcgagtaatgtcctgttactcgcgagGTATAGGATGTCTTTAAGATTTGATTATGGATTGTTGGAATatggaggaaaggaaaagaattggagaccggacgggaactgtctagccccgtctgtgtcggttaaggaccgtaccgttgtcggccctgctgatcaggtttgaattgtactaaccgcataccgggagtaggaggtagtcgaaaccggtaagccgagtactgccttgcttcgaaagtacaggaacccgcacccaactcctggggcgagtcgagtagtcgcggagaattgggatgcagatgtttacttttggtggtctcacgttgagctcggctgaccatatgtcgttgggctggttcctgtagttcgaggcggggaggggaatggttggtatgtgtagtccgacggggcaaatacgtgccgtgttggttaggtccaccttgcaaggttaaatcggatcgattcgccgtcagtcgctcgcggacatgagcaccttgatcctcgagtcacatcgtagtaagaacatGGAAGTGATTGAGATGATCGGTATAGTTGtacctaatcaattgtttttccacactgatTGTTATAGAAGTGCAAACCTTAGAAAATAGGTACTCCTtaatcttgagctaaaataatgaaagtaaggactcactcttaattgcttttccgcaaaacaacccacagccagaaagccgtgcatgtctagataatgggctatgtatacccatagtcgggtaagccttacggagtattagtatactcagggttgtggctTAAACCATTTCAGGTCAGGATGGGATCgacttctgcccttgttgtgctaagtttatacagcttggcgcggatggttgggaggtggccGGACCAGATGTTTAGTCTTTGCTGGTTACAAAATCACAcaccgtgggctgagtgtgtgattcgatACTGCGTTTGGTGTAGTATAGTCGTCAGGCTTCCTATATCGGActttgttttaaaataaagttACTCTTGTATATTGTTATGTAATGAAACCAGGGTTGTAGAACTTAATGTACTATACTCGGTATTGTAATCGTATTTTTATGTACTCGTCATGTTTATActgcctgcgctcaccttcgcgtgggactactggtgtttgtttcgatcggaatgtcggtttcgaaaggactgtcaaattaaaccgttaagccaaatgtgcctgatgtgttcaaatgatggccatttagcttaatttgagttttaatttggcggttctgtcacacacGTCCACCGCAGATGCACGCTACCGCGCCACGGACGCACGGAGCATGCCGGAGACGTTCCTGGACGCGAGCACAGACTTGTACATCTCCATGACGAGCCTCTGGCCGAGCTCGTCGGCCTTCTGCTGCGCCTTGCTGCTGGAGCGGCGCGTGGGCACCCGCTTCTTCCACAGCGCGCCGGCCGCGGTgggcggcgcccgcgccgcggccggctGCGTCTTGGCGGCGCCCAGCATCACGTCCACGTAGGCGTCCCGGATCCGGCCGAGCACGCGCATGGGCGCCTTGGCCACGGGCGCGGccggggccggcgccggcgccctgccgcggcggcgcttcacccGGAACATGCCGCCGAGCCGCACGGCCCACGGCCTGGGCCCGCTGCCGTCCCCGAGACGCACCAGCCTGCGCCGGCGCCTGCCGCGggacgccgcgccggcgccgtccgcgGGCTGGTAGTCGCGCCGGCGCCAGTAGGACCTGATGCCCTTCGTGAACCGTATCGGGAAGGcctcggcctccatctgtcCCCCCGGCCCGCTCGCTGATCGCGTCGTCGGCCTGATCGTACCGGTGTGTGCCTGGTGAGAAGATAGCTAGGTTTGATCGAGCTGCTGCGCCGAATGATCACGGCGGCTCTCCTTTTATACGATTGTTGCCGAGAGCTGCTGCCGTCACGTGCGCAGGCAAGATAAAATAAATTTTTTGAGGGGTCAGGATAATAATTCGCAGCGGAGAAATGTTCAGAAGCTCTAACAGTTCCTGCTTTCCCAGAAGCTGCGTGGCCGCGTGCGCGGCTAGCGTTGGTCGGTAGGTGCAGAGGTGGTTGTTGAAGTGTTCGCTTGTGTCAAGTTTGT
This genomic interval carries:
- the LOC120676925 gene encoding uncharacterized protein LOC120676925; the encoded protein is MEAEAFPIRFTKGIRSYWRRRDYQPADGAGAASRGRRRRRLVRLGDGSGPRPWAVRLGGMFRVKRRRGRAPAPAPAAPVAKAPMRVLGRIRDAYVDVMLGAAKTQPAAARAPPTAAGALWKKRVPTRRSSSKAQQKADELGQRLVMEMYKSVLASRNVSGMLRASVAR